In one window of Sulfolobales archaeon DNA:
- a CDS encoding amidohydrolase family protein, with the protein MRYIIEADILLMGRELEIKRNVSIYVEDGIIGSIGLKGFSTSMDSRTIRIDLRGGIIMPPLVNSHIHMADIGFEEVGWDLDIDSLVGEPYGLKYIMLRKFEKEVPGYIARALRLSRDSGVMMLNDFREMGLKGLRQGVKAGESFNDMIYIPSYMPDPESRDSLEKEIREALSMTKWIGISSPHYYDHELLKLIDSYAREHDAWIISHVAETRDVREERDFERLRDLRRLRAVVHGIYLSFDELLELRDRGVSLIICPRSNMWFGSGEVNKNMFEIEDLRIGLGTDNAGWIKPDLWREAEVLVDVMRLKHFGFDPREVLKYATVYGGEIFGFRNYIEEGLEAALIGLKSEWLNPDRSGNIYLSIIKRGGIESIRITLFRNSLRIL; encoded by the coding sequence ATGAGGTATATCATAGAAGCAGATATACTTCTAATGGGTAGAGAACTTGAGATTAAGAGAAATGTTTCGATATACGTTGAGGATGGTATTATAGGTAGTATAGGTTTGAAAGGCTTCTCAACATCTATGGATTCGAGAACTATTAGAATAGATCTCAGGGGTGGTATTATAATGCCCCCTCTAGTCAACTCGCACATTCATATGGCTGACATAGGTTTTGAAGAGGTTGGATGGGATCTCGATATAGACTCTCTTGTTGGAGAACCTTACGGTCTTAAATATATCATGCTCAGAAAATTCGAGAAAGAGGTTCCAGGATATATAGCTAGAGCTCTCAGACTTTCCAGAGATTCTGGTGTTATGATGTTGAATGACTTTAGAGAGATGGGATTGAAAGGTCTCAGACAGGGTGTGAAGGCTGGAGAAAGTTTTAATGATATGATCTATATTCCATCTTATATGCCAGATCCGGAGTCTAGAGATTCCTTGGAAAAAGAGATAAGAGAAGCACTTAGTATGACAAAATGGATTGGTATTTCTTCTCCTCACTACTATGATCATGAGTTATTAAAATTAATAGATTCCTATGCAAGAGAACATGATGCGTGGATTATATCTCACGTAGCTGAGACTAGAGATGTTAGAGAAGAAAGAGATTTCGAGAGATTAAGAGATTTGAGAAGGCTTAGGGCTGTGGTTCACGGGATTTATCTAAGCTTTGACGAGTTGTTAGAGCTAAGGGATCGAGGGGTGAGTCTTATAATATGTCCTAGAAGCAATATGTGGTTCGGATCTGGGGAGGTTAATAAGAATATGTTCGAGATAGAAGATCTTAGAATAGGTCTTGGAACAGATAATGCAGGATGGATTAAACCAGATCTATGGAGAGAGGCAGAGGTATTAGTAGATGTCATGAGATTAAAACACTTTGGTTTTGATCCTCGTGAGGTGCTCAAGTATGCTACGGTATATGGTGGAGAGATATTTGGGTTTAGAAACTATATTGAAGAAGGTCTAGAAGCTGCATTAATAGGCTTAAAATCGGAGTGGCTTAATCCGGATAGATCTGGAAACATATATCTCAGCATTATAAAGAGAGGAGGTATTGAGAGTATTAGAATCACACTATTTAGAAATTCTCTAAGAATCCTATGA
- a CDS encoding RsmB/NOP family class I SAM-dependent RNA methyltransferase, which produces MVLNISYSRIYEEFKDRVKVSDEVRKISEKYRFLPYMIARYVDMLGESETIELLESFDKKDLYKPAIVCNPMRIECSELVNRLVDQGFGLEKILWSSYAYRVIRSPRSPTLGSTHEFMKGYYYIYRDPASLIPPLLIEPREDEDILDCCAAPGGKSIYMIILKKDRGLVISNDISRERLKALRFNLDRLGLRSYVITRFDARKTHEIFREELKKILVDAPCSAEGAIMFDRSRRYRTDYETLAKLVSREIEILSSSIEALAPGGVIVYATCSIAPEENEYVVSKILEHYDKQVEVVSPVFNMWSRGLRGFLGLEFSPEVEKCVRVWPHRHSMEGYFICVLRRK; this is translated from the coding sequence ATGGTGCTAAACATCAGCTATTCTAGGATCTATGAGGAGTTTAAGGATAGGGTCAAGGTGTCGGATGAGGTTAGAAAGATCTCTGAGAAGTATAGATTCCTACCCTATATGATTGCTAGGTATGTAGATATGCTTGGTGAGAGCGAGACTATAGAACTTCTCGAATCTTTTGATAAAAAAGATCTCTATAAACCTGCTATAGTGTGTAATCCTATGAGAATTGAATGTAGCGAGCTTGTTAATAGGCTTGTAGATCAGGGTTTCGGTCTTGAGAAGATCCTATGGTCTTCCTATGCTTATAGAGTTATAAGAAGTCCTAGATCTCCTACCCTAGGTTCAACACATGAGTTTATGAAAGGCTACTACTATATCTATAGAGACCCTGCATCGCTAATCCCACCTCTCTTGATAGAACCCAGAGAGGATGAGGATATACTTGATTGTTGTGCAGCTCCAGGAGGTAAGAGTATTTACATGATAATACTTAAGAAGGATCGAGGTTTGGTTATATCTAATGATATCTCCAGAGAACGTCTTAAAGCTCTGAGATTCAATCTAGACAGGCTTGGTCTTAGAAGCTATGTAATAACAAGATTCGATGCTAGAAAAACTCATGAGATATTCAGAGAAGAGCTTAAGAAGATTCTTGTAGACGCTCCTTGTAGCGCTGAGGGAGCTATAATGTTTGATCGTAGTAGGAGATATAGAACAGACTATGAAACTCTTGCCAAGCTTGTCTCAAGAGAGATAGAGATCCTATCCTCATCTATAGAAGCATTAGCACCGGGAGGTGTTATAGTTTACGCTACATGTTCTATAGCTCCCGAGGAAAACGAGTATGTTGTTTCCAAAATTCTCGAGCACTATGATAAACAGGTTGAAGTGGTATCTCCAGTTTTTAATATGTGGTCTAGAGGTTTGAGAGGTTTTCTAGGTCTGGAGTTTTCTCCAGAAGTTGAGAAATGTGTTAGAGTATGGCCTCATAGGCATTCTATGGAAGGATACTTTATATGTGTTCTCAGACGGAAGTAG
- a CDS encoding ABC transporter ATP-binding protein, whose product MGEHLVLEDIWKYYGNNPVLSGIWLSVEKGEFFVLVGPSGSGKTTILRIIAGFEEPTRGFIVLNGEKINGKPPNKRNLGVLFQRPALFPHMNVYENIAFGLRVRRWSEERIRARVRELLELVGLDPATYERRMPHQLSGGEQQRVALARALAPDPEIILLDEPLNFLDYMLKKKAISEFKRLHRELGKTLFYITHDQWEAMSLADRIAVIYKGVIQQVGKPREIYEKPKNLFVASFIGDNNLLEGLISDNKIYIPSLHIALENIDGYENRENRKISIAIRPENIIARKCDEENTGGRGVIRGRILEKTYLGSITMLKILVGDKEIIARHEGEDVEPGDTVCLDINEEKIIVFE is encoded by the coding sequence GTGGGGGAGCACCTAGTTCTTGAGGATATATGGAAGTATTATGGAAATAATCCTGTTTTGAGTGGTATATGGCTATCCGTCGAGAAAGGAGAATTCTTCGTCTTGGTAGGACCTTCAGGTTCTGGAAAGACTACTATACTCAGGATCATAGCAGGCTTTGAGGAACCTACCAGAGGTTTTATTGTATTAAATGGTGAGAAGATTAACGGCAAGCCTCCTAACAAGAGAAATCTGGGTGTGCTGTTTCAAAGACCAGCTTTGTTTCCTCATATGAATGTATACGAGAATATAGCCTTTGGTCTTAGAGTTAGGAGATGGTCTGAAGAAAGGATCAGAGCTAGAGTTAGAGAGCTACTCGAACTAGTAGGATTAGATCCTGCGACCTACGAGAGGAGAATGCCTCATCAATTGAGTGGCGGCGAGCAACAGAGAGTTGCACTGGCAAGAGCTCTAGCTCCGGATCCTGAGATTATTCTTCTAGATGAGCCTCTCAACTTCTTAGATTATATGCTTAAGAAGAAAGCCATCTCCGAGTTTAAAAGACTTCATAGAGAGCTTGGAAAGACTCTATTCTATATAACCCACGATCAGTGGGAGGCTATGTCTCTTGCAGATAGAATAGCTGTCATCTACAAGGGTGTGATCCAGCAGGTGGGAAAACCTAGAGAAATCTATGAGAAACCTAAGAACTTGTTTGTAGCATCTTTCATAGGAGATAACAATCTCCTCGAGGGTTTGATCTCTGATAATAAAATATATATACCATCTCTCCATATAGCTTTAGAAAATATAGATGGCTACGAGAATAGAGAGAATAGAAAGATTTCAATCGCTATAAGACCTGAGAATATCATAGCTAGGAAATGCGATGAAGAGAATACCGGTGGAAGAGGTGTTATCAGGGGAAGGATATTAGAAAAGACCTACCTAGGATCAATTACGATGCTAAAGATTTTAGTAGGAGATAAAGAGATTATAGCAAGACATGAAGGCGAAGATGTGGAACCTGGCGATACGGTATGTCTAGATATTAACGAGGAGAAAATAATTGTATTCGAATAA
- a CDS encoding ABC transporter permease encodes MKIGMRYIALSIIILYLIFIYTPILVSILGSFSSKRFSIDLSNPTLEWYMRALSNRDVISAAENSIRLALSAAVISTMTGMIVGYAYIHRRPRSFIETSIYIPIVIPEVIEAFTLALLYIRLGVEMGFITVLAGHLTFNIAYAFMVIRSRIEMIPREIIDSARILGAGDRMILLKIILPLTYPALLSAMLLTFALSFDDLIKTLFTSGPGFKTLPVLIWSMVGRGGVSPEINAVNSIILSISLVISGFISYIIRRDLQKIL; translated from the coding sequence ATGAAGATAGGGATGAGATATATAGCTTTATCTATTATAATTCTCTATCTTATTTTTATCTATACTCCGATACTAGTGAGCATACTAGGATCTTTCTCTTCCAAGAGATTTTCTATAGATCTAAGTAATCCAACTCTCGAATGGTATATGAGAGCACTCAGTAATAGAGATGTAATATCTGCTGCTGAGAATTCTATCAGACTAGCGCTCTCAGCGGCAGTAATATCTACAATGACTGGAATGATCGTTGGCTACGCGTATATCCATAGAAGGCCTAGAAGCTTTATAGAGACTTCCATATACATTCCTATAGTGATTCCAGAAGTGATAGAAGCTTTCACCCTAGCATTACTCTATATAAGGTTAGGAGTTGAGATGGGCTTCATAACAGTTCTAGCAGGTCATCTCACCTTTAATATAGCCTACGCTTTCATGGTGATAAGATCTAGGATTGAGATGATCCCTAGAGAGATCATAGATTCAGCAAGAATACTAGGTGCTGGTGACAGGATGATCCTATTAAAAATTATACTGCCTCTAACATATCCAGCCCTACTCTCAGCAATGCTACTCACGTTCGCACTCTCCTTCGACGATCTTATTAAAACTCTATTTACGAGTGGGCCTGGTTTTAAAACACTTCCCGTGCTTATATGGTCTATGGTGGGTAGAGGTGGGGTATCTCCAGAGATTAATGCTGTTAACTCTATAATACTATCAATATCTCTAGTGATCTCAGGTTTTATATCATATATCATCAGAAGAGATCTTCAGAAGATTCTCTAG